In Streptomyces longhuiensis, the following proteins share a genomic window:
- a CDS encoding AMP-binding protein, giving the protein MTTATSGTDPSPTEQFRAARDFLLRNADDYTTAYAGFAWPRPERFNWALDWFDAIADGNGNTALHIVEEDGREGRFTFDELRRRSNRVANWLRGQGVHAGDRVLLMLGNQVELWEIMLAAMKLRAVVIPATPLLGPADLRDRVDRGRARHVIVRPEDVEKFTEVPGDFTRTVVGASGAGATNGWLSYEDADDASETFEPDGVTFAEDPLLLYFTSGTTARPKLVEHTHVSYPVGHLATMFWIGLRPGDVHLNISSPGWAKHAWSNFFAPWNAEATVFLYNYTRFDAGRLMEVMERAGVTSFCAPPTVWRMLIQADLTQLATPPRAVVAAGEPLNPEVIEQVRRTWGVTIRDGFGQTETAVQVSNSPGQELKTGSMGRPSPGYKVELLDPVTGEPGVQEGEISLDLSERPVGLMVGYHGDPERSAEAMAGGYYRTGDIGSRDADGYLTYVGRSDDVFKASDYKISPFELESALLEHEAVAEAAVVPAPDELRLAVPKAYVVLAEGYEPGPDTAKLLFEHSRDVLAPYKRVRRLEFAELPKTVSGKIRRIELRERTAQGSTAEYREEDFR; this is encoded by the coding sequence ATGACGACGGCGACCAGCGGTACGGATCCGAGCCCGACCGAGCAGTTCCGCGCGGCGAGGGACTTCCTGCTGCGGAACGCGGACGACTACACCACCGCGTACGCGGGCTTCGCCTGGCCGCGCCCCGAGCGGTTCAACTGGGCCCTCGACTGGTTCGACGCCATCGCCGACGGCAACGGGAACACGGCCTTGCACATCGTCGAGGAGGACGGCCGTGAGGGCCGCTTCACCTTCGACGAGCTGCGCCGCCGCTCGAACCGCGTCGCGAACTGGCTGCGCGGCCAGGGCGTTCACGCGGGCGACCGGGTCCTGCTGATGCTGGGCAACCAGGTGGAGCTGTGGGAGATCATGCTCGCCGCGATGAAGCTGCGGGCCGTCGTCATCCCCGCGACGCCGCTGCTCGGCCCCGCCGACCTGCGCGACCGCGTCGACCGCGGCCGGGCCCGGCACGTCATCGTGCGACCCGAGGACGTCGAGAAGTTCACCGAGGTCCCCGGCGACTTCACCCGAACCGTGGTCGGCGCGAGCGGCGCGGGCGCCACGAACGGCTGGCTTTCGTACGAGGACGCCGACGACGCCTCCGAGACGTTCGAGCCCGACGGCGTCACCTTCGCCGAGGACCCGCTCCTCCTGTACTTCACCTCGGGTACGACCGCGCGGCCCAAGCTCGTCGAGCACACCCATGTGTCGTATCCCGTGGGGCACTTGGCGACCATGTTCTGGATCGGTCTGCGTCCCGGCGACGTCCATCTCAACATCTCGTCGCCCGGCTGGGCCAAGCACGCCTGGTCGAACTTCTTCGCGCCGTGGAACGCGGAGGCGACCGTCTTCCTCTACAACTACACGCGCTTCGACGCGGGCCGGCTCATGGAGGTCATGGAGCGCGCGGGCGTCACGTCCTTCTGTGCCCCGCCCACGGTGTGGCGCATGCTCATCCAGGCCGACCTGACGCAGCTCGCGACGCCGCCGCGCGCGGTCGTCGCCGCGGGGGAGCCGCTGAACCCCGAGGTCATCGAGCAGGTGCGGCGGACCTGGGGCGTCACCATCCGGGACGGGTTCGGGCAGACGGAGACGGCCGTGCAGGTCTCCAACAGCCCTGGTCAGGAGCTGAAGACCGGCTCGATGGGGCGCCCCAGCCCCGGCTACAAGGTGGAGCTGCTCGACCCGGTCACCGGCGAACCCGGCGTGCAGGAGGGCGAGATCAGCCTCGACCTGTCCGAACGTCCCGTCGGCCTCATGGTCGGGTATCACGGAGACCCCGAGCGCTCGGCCGAGGCGATGGCGGGCGGCTACTACCGCACCGGCGACATCGGCTCGCGTGACGCCGACGGCTATCTCACGTACGTCGGCCGGTCGGACGACGTGTTCAAGGCCTCCGACTACAAGATCAGCCCGTTCGAGCTGGAGAGCGCGCTCCTGGAGCACGAGGCGGTCGCCGAGGCGGCGGTCGTGCCCGCCCCCGACGAGCTGCGGCTCGCCGTCCCCAAGGCGTACGTCGTCCTCGCCGAGGGGTACGAACCCGGGCCCGACACGGCGAAGCTGCTGTTCGAGCACTCGCGGGACGTCCTCGCACCGTACAAGCGCGTCCGGCGCCTGGAGTTCGCCGAGCTGCCCAAGACGGTCTCCGGCAAGATCCGGCGGATCGAGCTGCGCGAGCGCACGGCGCAGGGTTCCACGGCCGAGTACCGCGAGGAGGACTTCCGATGA
- a CDS encoding magnesium and cobalt transport protein CorA yields the protein MAERRARPGAEPKKYMWRRTAGQPPVNPPEPHTTPPPPATPTNPASETASVVQAALYRDGVRVSSPTTLAETFRELREQPDGMAWIGLARPTESELVSLAAEFDLHPLAVEDALEAHQRPKLERYGDTLFVVLRAARYLDAPEEVEFGELHVFVGADFVITVRHGAAPDLSGVRRRMEDSPELLKLGPEAVLYAILDAVVDGYAPVVAGVQTDIDEIETEVFTGAPEVSRRIYELSREMVEFQRATRPLVGMLHGLMAGFAKYGTDEELQRYLRDVADHVTHTSERVDGFRQALADILTVNATQVTQQQNAEMRALAEAGFEQNEEIKKISSWAAILFAPTLVGTIYGMNFENMPELGWGYGYPFAILLMAVVCVSLYFIFKRRDWL from the coding sequence ATGGCAGAGCGGCGAGCCCGCCCCGGAGCGGAACCGAAGAAGTACATGTGGCGCCGCACCGCCGGACAGCCGCCGGTGAACCCTCCCGAGCCCCACACCACCCCGCCCCCACCCGCCACACCCACCAACCCGGCGTCGGAGACGGCCAGCGTGGTGCAGGCGGCGCTGTACCGGGACGGGGTGCGAGTGTCGTCGCCCACGACGCTCGCCGAGACGTTCCGCGAACTGCGCGAGCAGCCGGACGGCATGGCATGGATCGGCCTGGCCCGACCGACCGAGTCCGAACTCGTCTCCCTGGCAGCCGAGTTCGACCTGCACCCGCTCGCGGTCGAGGACGCGCTGGAGGCACATCAGCGGCCGAAGCTGGAGCGGTACGGGGACACGCTGTTCGTCGTCCTGCGCGCCGCCCGCTACCTGGACGCGCCGGAGGAGGTCGAGTTCGGGGAGCTGCACGTGTTCGTCGGAGCGGACTTCGTCATCACGGTCCGCCACGGCGCGGCGCCCGACCTGTCCGGCGTGCGCCGCCGCATGGAGGACTCCCCCGAGCTGCTGAAACTCGGCCCCGAGGCGGTGCTCTACGCGATCCTCGACGCGGTCGTGGACGGCTACGCCCCCGTCGTCGCCGGCGTCCAGACCGACATCGACGAGATCGAGACGGAGGTGTTCACCGGCGCGCCCGAGGTGTCCCGGCGCATCTACGAACTCTCGCGCGAGATGGTCGAGTTCCAGCGCGCGACCCGCCCCCTGGTCGGCATGCTGCACGGCCTGATGGCGGGCTTCGCCAAGTACGGCACGGACGAGGAACTCCAGCGCTACCTGCGGGACGTGGCCGACCACGTCACGCACACCAGCGAACGGGTCGACGGCTTCCGCCAGGCCCTCGCGGACATCCTGACGGTGAACGCGACGCAGGTGACCCAGCAGCAGAACGCGGAGATGCGGGCACTGGCTGAGGCCGGCTTCGAGCAGAACGAGGAGATCAAGAAGATCTCGTCCTGGGCGGCCATCCTCTTCGCCCCGACCCTGGTCGGCACGATCTACGGCATGAACTTCGAGAACATGCCCGAGCTGGGCTGGGGGTACGGCTACCCGTTCGCGATCCTGCTCATGGCGGTGGTGTGCGTGAGCCTGTACTTCATCTTCAAGCGGCGGGACTGGCTCTGA
- a CDS encoding M24 family metallopeptidase, with amino-acid sequence MAAPDRMDERLRALGLVEGQRMAQALFAEVAARGLIVPGRSEREVSDRIGALAREAPAWGRCGSWWVVRSGPHSALPAAQEPPEDRIITEDDMVIVDLGPLLAGYESGFVRTVATGRDPHKRRLAEDLPRLFTAAREVFHTDRTLTGSHLHAEIQTLATKAGWTLAGRNAGHTVGTDADDAPPEAYITPADDRPAGPLAAGDQPARRARGLRRLAQGAPRPGVTWAVRKR; translated from the coding sequence ATGGCAGCACCCGACCGGATGGACGAACGGCTGCGTGCCCTGGGCCTCGTGGAGGGCCAGCGGATGGCCCAGGCGCTGTTCGCCGAGGTCGCCGCCCGGGGCCTGATCGTCCCGGGCCGCAGCGAACGCGAGGTGAGCGACCGCATCGGCGCCCTGGCGCGGGAAGCACCCGCCTGGGGCAGGTGCGGCTCCTGGTGGGTCGTGCGATCGGGCCCGCACTCCGCCCTGCCCGCCGCCCAGGAGCCACCGGAGGACCGGATCATCACGGAGGACGACATGGTGATCGTCGATCTCGGCCCGCTCCTCGCCGGTTACGAGTCGGGCTTCGTACGTACGGTCGCCACAGGCCGGGACCCGCACAAGCGCCGCCTCGCCGAGGACCTCCCGAGACTGTTCACGGCGGCCCGCGAGGTGTTCCACACGGACCGCACCCTGACCGGCAGCCACCTGCACGCCGAGATCCAGACCCTGGCCACCAAGGCGGGCTGGACACTGGCGGGACGGAACGCCGGCCACACAGTGGGAACGGACGCCGATGACGCCCCACCCGAGGCGTACATCACCCCGGCCGACGATCGCCCGGCAGGCCCACTGGCTGCTGGAGATCAACCTGCTCGACGAGCACGGGGGCTTCGGCGGCTCGCACAAGGGGCTCCTCGACCTGGCGTGACCTGGGCAGTCCGCAAACGGTGA
- a CDS encoding diacylglycerol/lipid kinase family protein, whose product MRAKGPEDSGAARLLARLAVLAAIGSVAVLALALGEGGLVIVGAGLLGLVACAVGVWWFVAHRGAVRLLGALLAVVAPVAVLVLFAHDGLWLTALGLCLCWGAAAAFARAALRRSRPERPWRAIAVPPPNRPVLIMNPKSGGGKVGRFGLVERAEELGAGVILLDPSAPADVAALARQAVTDGADLLGVAGGDGTQALVAAVAAEHDLPFLVVSAGTRNHFAMDLGLDRSDPSRCLDALTDGEELRVDLGDVGGRAFVNTVSFGVYADVVQRPEYRDDKAGTALSLMPDLLLGDGVRRLDAQVDGTVLSAQQALLVSNNPYVSPDELSAGGRRPRLDDGELGVLGIRVEDAAQAADLAVRGTGSTGLTVMTAQRVEVTAGTDEIPVAVDGEALQMPTPVVCTLRRGALRVRVPRDRPGVVAPAPAMNWRLIIALALGRTERTGHR is encoded by the coding sequence ATGCGTGCGAAGGGCCCCGAAGACAGTGGGGCGGCGCGGCTGCTGGCGCGTCTGGCCGTGCTCGCGGCGATCGGTTCGGTGGCCGTGCTCGCGCTGGCGCTGGGGGAGGGCGGGCTCGTCATCGTCGGGGCCGGACTCCTCGGGCTGGTCGCCTGCGCGGTGGGCGTCTGGTGGTTCGTGGCGCACCGCGGCGCGGTGCGGCTGCTCGGTGCGCTCCTCGCGGTCGTCGCACCCGTCGCCGTCCTGGTGCTCTTCGCGCACGACGGTCTGTGGCTGACGGCTCTGGGGCTGTGCCTGTGCTGGGGTGCGGCGGCGGCCTTCGCCCGGGCGGCGTTGCGCAGGTCGCGCCCCGAACGCCCGTGGCGGGCGATCGCCGTGCCCCCGCCGAACCGGCCGGTCCTGATCATGAATCCGAAGTCCGGGGGCGGCAAGGTCGGCCGCTTCGGGCTGGTCGAGCGCGCGGAGGAACTCGGCGCCGGGGTGATCCTGCTCGACCCGTCCGCCCCGGCCGACGTCGCCGCGCTGGCCCGGCAGGCCGTGACAGACGGCGCGGACCTGCTCGGCGTCGCGGGCGGCGACGGCACCCAGGCATTGGTCGCGGCGGTCGCGGCCGAGCACGACCTGCCGTTCCTCGTCGTCTCCGCCGGCACCCGTAACCACTTCGCCATGGACCTGGGCCTCGACCGCTCCGACCCGTCTCGCTGCCTCGACGCGCTGACCGACGGGGAGGAGCTCCGGGTCGATCTCGGCGACGTCGGGGGCCGGGCCTTCGTCAACACCGTGTCCTTCGGGGTGTACGCCGACGTCGTGCAACGGCCCGAGTACCGCGACGACAAGGCGGGCACGGCGCTGTCCCTCATGCCTGACCTGCTGCTCGGCGACGGAGTGAGACGACTCGACGCGCAGGTCGACGGCACCGTGCTCTCCGCCCAGCAGGCACTGCTGGTCAGCAACAACCCGTACGTCTCACCTGACGAACTCAGCGCCGGAGGCCGCCGGCCCAGGCTCGACGACGGCGAGCTGGGGGTGCTCGGGATCCGGGTGGAGGACGCGGCGCAGGCCGCCGACCTGGCCGTACGGGGGACGGGGTCCACTGGGCTGACCGTCATGACCGCGCAGCGGGTCGAGGTGACCGCGGGCACGGACGAGATCCCCGTCGCGGTGGACGGCGAGGCGCTGCAGATGCCCACCCCGGTCGTGTGCACGCTGCGCCGGGGCGCGCTGCGGGTCCGCGTACCACGCGATCGTCCGGGCGTCGTCGCACCCGCGCCGGCCATGAACTGGCGACTGATCATCGCTCTCGCGCTCGGCCGCACCGAGCGGACCGGACACCGCTGA
- a CDS encoding molybdopterin-dependent oxidoreductase, with protein MSFDIEVNAQHFDTEPRAGQCLRTYLRERGWFGVKKGCDAGDCGACTVHVDGEPVHSCLYPAVRAQGRSVTTVEGLASPEGELHPVQQKFLGAQGFQCGFCTAGFLMTTAALEAEQGTEHDDGKLSDLPRAFKGNICRCTGYRAIEDSVRGVRHTERPCAGKAVGKSLGAPAGPQVVTGTARYTFDVEVPGLLHMKLLRSPHPHARIVSIDTADALRVPGVHAVLTHEDAPETLYSSARHEHPTEDPDDTRVLDDTVRYVGQRVAAVVADSEQAAEEGCRRVEVVYEQLPYVTDPEKAMAPGAPVIHEGKGPEVRISRVENNVAGEVHGEIGSVADGFADADVVYEETFRTQRVQHASLETHGCVAYFEPKEDGTGERLTVRSSTQTPFLTRRALCALYGLPEDEVRVVAGRVGGGFGGKQEMLTEDIVTLAALELRRPVKLEYTRAEQFYGATTRHPFTIGIKVGARTDGTLTAIQMRVVSNTGAYGNHGPAVMFHSVGESFAVYRAPHKKVDAFSVYTNVVPAGAFRGYGLGQVTFAVESVMDELARRLGMDPLVFREKNIIGPGEHMLSPIGEEEDLHIASYGLDQCLGVVRKAIAEDTSAEQAPEGWLVGQGTAMAMIATGPPGGHYADARVSLLADGTYDIAVGTAEFGNGTTTVHKQITAGALNTTEDRLTVRQSDTDVVRHDTGAFGSAGTVVAGKAVLLAAGSLAERLRTFAARHTGVARHLCVLGAEAFDCAGRVVTLKEMYEAAKAGGAMDEIAADGHWGGSPRSVAFNAQWFRLAVDPGTGEIRILRSVHAADAGKVMNPMQCRGQVEGGVAQALGATLFETVRVDDRGEVTTAAFRRYRLPQYADVPRTEVHFMETTDAIGPLGAKSMSESPFNPVAPAFANALRDATGIRFTEMPVTRDRVWLALDRHKSVPGA; from the coding sequence ATGAGCTTCGACATCGAGGTCAACGCCCAGCACTTCGACACCGAGCCACGGGCGGGCCAGTGTCTGCGCACGTACCTGCGCGAGCGCGGCTGGTTCGGGGTGAAGAAGGGCTGTGACGCGGGCGACTGCGGCGCCTGCACCGTCCATGTGGACGGGGAGCCGGTCCACAGCTGCCTGTACCCGGCCGTACGCGCACAGGGCCGCTCCGTGACGACCGTCGAGGGCCTCGCGTCCCCCGAGGGCGAACTCCACCCCGTCCAGCAGAAGTTCCTCGGCGCCCAGGGATTCCAGTGCGGCTTCTGCACCGCCGGATTCCTGATGACGACGGCCGCCCTCGAAGCCGAGCAGGGCACCGAACACGACGACGGCAAGCTGTCGGACCTGCCCCGCGCCTTCAAGGGCAACATCTGCCGGTGCACCGGATACCGCGCCATCGAGGACTCCGTGCGGGGCGTGCGGCACACCGAACGCCCCTGTGCGGGAAAGGCGGTCGGCAAGAGCCTCGGCGCGCCCGCCGGCCCCCAGGTCGTCACCGGCACCGCCCGCTACACCTTCGACGTCGAGGTGCCCGGGCTCCTCCACATGAAGCTGCTGCGCTCCCCGCACCCCCACGCCCGCATCGTCTCCATCGACACCGCGGACGCCCTGCGCGTGCCCGGCGTGCACGCTGTCCTCACCCACGAGGACGCCCCCGAGACCCTGTACTCCTCGGCCCGTCACGAACACCCCACCGAGGACCCCGACGACACCCGCGTCCTCGACGACACCGTCCGCTACGTCGGCCAGCGCGTCGCCGCCGTGGTCGCCGACAGCGAACAGGCCGCCGAAGAAGGCTGCCGACGGGTGGAAGTCGTCTACGAGCAGCTGCCTTACGTCACCGACCCCGAGAAGGCGATGGCCCCCGGCGCCCCCGTCATCCACGAGGGCAAGGGCCCCGAGGTGCGGATCTCCCGCGTGGAGAACAACGTCGCCGGCGAAGTGCACGGCGAGATCGGCTCCGTCGCGGACGGCTTCGCCGACGCAGACGTCGTCTACGAGGAGACCTTCCGCACGCAGCGCGTCCAGCACGCCAGTCTGGAGACCCACGGCTGCGTCGCCTACTTCGAGCCCAAGGAGGACGGCACCGGCGAACGCCTCACCGTCCGCTCCTCCACCCAGACCCCTTTCCTGACGCGCCGCGCCCTGTGCGCCCTGTACGGGCTGCCCGAGGACGAGGTGCGCGTCGTCGCCGGGCGCGTGGGCGGCGGCTTCGGCGGCAAGCAGGAGATGCTGACCGAGGACATCGTCACGCTGGCGGCCCTGGAACTGCGGAGGCCGGTGAAGCTGGAGTACACGCGCGCCGAGCAGTTCTACGGAGCGACCACCCGCCACCCCTTCACCATCGGCATCAAGGTCGGCGCCCGCACCGACGGCACTCTGACCGCGATCCAGATGCGCGTCGTCTCCAACACCGGCGCCTACGGCAACCACGGCCCCGCCGTCATGTTCCACAGCGTCGGCGAGTCCTTCGCCGTCTACCGCGCCCCGCACAAGAAGGTCGACGCGTTCTCCGTCTACACCAACGTCGTCCCGGCGGGCGCCTTCCGCGGTTACGGCCTCGGCCAGGTCACCTTCGCCGTCGAATCGGTCATGGACGAGCTGGCCCGCCGCCTCGGCATGGACCCGCTGGTCTTCCGGGAGAAGAACATCATCGGCCCCGGCGAACACATGCTCAGCCCGATCGGCGAGGAGGAGGACCTCCACATCGCCTCGTACGGCCTCGACCAGTGCCTGGGCGTCGTGCGCAAGGCGATCGCCGAGGACACCAGCGCCGAGCAGGCCCCCGAGGGCTGGCTGGTCGGACAGGGCACCGCCATGGCGATGATCGCGACCGGCCCGCCCGGTGGGCACTACGCCGACGCCCGCGTGTCCCTCCTGGCCGACGGGACGTACGACATCGCCGTCGGCACGGCCGAGTTCGGCAACGGCACCACCACCGTCCACAAACAGATCACCGCCGGCGCCCTGAACACCACCGAGGACCGCCTCACCGTCAGGCAGTCCGACACCGACGTCGTCCGCCACGACACCGGCGCCTTCGGCTCCGCGGGCACGGTGGTCGCCGGCAAGGCCGTCCTCCTCGCCGCCGGCTCGCTCGCCGAACGGCTGCGGACCTTCGCCGCCCGGCACACGGGCGTCGCCCGCCACCTGTGCGTGCTCGGCGCCGAGGCGTTCGACTGCGCGGGCCGTGTGGTGACCCTGAAGGAGATGTACGAGGCAGCCAAGGCCGGCGGCGCGATGGACGAGATCGCCGCCGACGGCCACTGGGGCGGCTCACCCCGCTCCGTCGCCTTCAACGCCCAGTGGTTCCGCCTCGCCGTCGACCCCGGCACCGGCGAGATCCGCATCCTGCGCAGCGTCCACGCCGCCGACGCGGGCAAGGTCATGAACCCGATGCAGTGCCGCGGCCAGGTCGAGGGAGGCGTCGCGCAGGCGCTCGGAGCGACGCTCTTCGAGACGGTACGCGTCGACGACCGCGGCGAGGTCACGACCGCCGCTTTCCGCCGCTACCGCCTCCCGCAGTACGCCGACGTCCCGCGCACCGAGGTCCACTTCATGGAGACCACCGACGCCATCGGCCCGCTAGGCGCCAAGTCGATGAGCGAGAGCCCCTTCAACCCGGTCGCCCCCGCCTTCGCCAACGCGCTGCGCGACGCCACCGGCATCCGGTTCACCGAGATGCCGGTCACCCGGGACCGCGTCTGGCTCGCCCTCGACCGGCACAAGTCCGTTCCGGGTGCCTGA
- a CDS encoding helix-turn-helix transcriptional regulator encodes MSADGADAVEIRAALVRLRRGTGLPVAFGGLMTGGPVTGGTGSVRIGELSGAVTGALRGLAIATGNGLGGKALALSRPCAVTDYPVSRHISHEYDAAVAAEGLLSVLAVPVVVRRRVRGVLYGALRTAQPLGDRTLGEAVAAARDVEQALVVRDQARALLAAVTGAGAAGSVAGEAAARGVARGVAGSVAGAGGAGAGSGAGAEVGSAAWEEVREAHGALRALAPRVVDPALREELLAVCGRLASATAPPRVRDVGLTPREVDVLACVATGATNAVTAERLGLRPETVKGYLRSAMRKLGARTRLEAVVAARRAGLLP; translated from the coding sequence GTGAGCGCAGACGGAGCCGACGCGGTGGAGATACGTGCCGCTCTGGTGCGGCTGCGGCGGGGCACGGGACTGCCCGTCGCGTTCGGCGGACTCATGACGGGCGGCCCCGTGACGGGCGGCACCGGCTCGGTGCGCATCGGCGAGCTGAGCGGCGCGGTGACGGGCGCCCTCCGCGGCCTCGCCATCGCGACCGGCAACGGCCTGGGCGGCAAGGCTCTCGCCCTGTCCCGGCCGTGCGCCGTCACGGACTACCCGGTGTCGCGGCACATCAGCCACGAGTACGACGCGGCGGTCGCGGCCGAGGGCCTGCTCTCGGTCCTCGCGGTCCCCGTCGTCGTACGCCGCCGGGTCCGGGGCGTCCTCTACGGTGCCCTGCGCACCGCCCAGCCACTGGGCGACCGCACGCTCGGCGAGGCGGTCGCGGCCGCGCGCGACGTGGAACAGGCGCTGGTCGTACGGGACCAGGCGCGGGCGCTGCTGGCGGCGGTGACGGGAGCGGGGGCCGCCGGCTCGGTGGCCGGTGAGGCGGCCGCTCGCGGAGTGGCTCGTGGGGTGGCCGGGTCGGTTGCCGGCGCGGGTGGGGCGGGGGCCGGATCGGGGGCCGGCGCCGAGGTCGGTTCGGCGGCGTGGGAGGAGGTGCGGGAGGCGCACGGCGCGCTGCGGGCGCTCGCGCCTCGCGTGGTGGATCCGGCGCTGCGCGAGGAACTGCTCGCGGTGTGCGGGCGGCTGGCCTCGGCGACGGCTCCGCCACGGGTACGCGACGTGGGCCTCACGCCACGCGAGGTGGACGTCCTCGCGTGCGTGGCCACGGGCGCGACCAACGCGGTCACGGCCGAGCGGCTCGGCCTCCGGCCCGAGACGGTCAAGGGCTATCTGCGCTCGGCGATGCGGAAACTGGGCGCGCGCACGCGCCTGGAGGCGGTGGTGGCGGCGCGGAGGGCGGGGCTGCTGCCTTAG
- a CDS encoding LysE family translocator, with protein MVSTDRYLAFAAMSLLVIVIPGPSVLFVIGRALAHGRRTAVATAFGNVIGSYVLVVAVALGIGSLVERSAAVFMAVKLAGAAYLVFLGVQAFRHRKTMRAGDIRGPQGPPRGDLRTVADGALVGVTNPKGIVFFAAVLPQFVDHSAGQVPVQMLLLGLLPISIGLVTDTLWGLTASAARTWFARSDRRLSLIGGTGGFAMIGLGVTVAATGRAD; from the coding sequence ATGGTGTCCACCGACCGGTATCTCGCCTTCGCGGCGATGTCGCTCCTCGTGATCGTGATCCCTGGGCCGAGCGTGCTGTTCGTGATCGGGCGGGCGCTCGCGCACGGCCGGCGGACGGCGGTCGCGACGGCGTTCGGCAATGTCATCGGTTCGTACGTGCTCGTGGTGGCCGTGGCGCTCGGGATCGGTTCCCTCGTGGAGCGCTCGGCAGCGGTGTTCATGGCGGTGAAACTGGCGGGAGCCGCGTATCTGGTCTTCCTCGGCGTGCAGGCTTTCCGGCACCGCAAGACGATGCGGGCCGGGGACATCCGAGGGCCGCAGGGCCCGCCGCGCGGCGATCTGCGAACGGTGGCGGACGGCGCGCTCGTCGGGGTCACGAACCCCAAGGGCATCGTCTTCTTCGCGGCGGTCCTGCCGCAGTTCGTGGACCACTCTGCCGGTCAAGTGCCCGTGCAGATGCTCCTGTTGGGGCTGCTGCCGATCTCGATCGGCCTGGTCACGGACACACTGTGGGGCCTGACGGCGTCCGCCGCGCGTACGTGGTTCGCCCGCTCCGACCGGCGCCTGTCACTGATCGGCGGCACGGGAGGCTTCGCGATGATCGGCCTGGGCGTGACGGTCGCGGCGACGGGCCGCGCGGACTGA